Part of the Quercus robur chromosome 5, dhQueRobu3.1, whole genome shotgun sequence genome, ACCAAAACTGAAATGGAACTGACCAAACAGGAAAACAACATATACTTTACATGGAAACCACATGTAGCTTACAATGGAAATGACATGCAGTGTACATTGATCAAGAACCAAAAACTGAAATGCATATAGAATCATGGCAAAATGCTGTAACACATGGTAAATGCTCCAGACAATCTTGAGGCTAAGTCAGATATCAATCGCCTTTTCCTCTTCATTCTTCCCTTTGTCGTTAATATGAAAGCCTTCAATTTTACTAGTAACCTCATCATCCCCAACCTTCACTTTCCCAGCCGGGCCATTCCCAGGAAGTGCATCATTCTCATCATGATTTGCAGGGCCTGTTTGCCATATTCTAATGGTTCCATCTTCAGATCCAGAAGCATAAGATTCCCCTCCAGGTGAGAAGCGAACACAATGGACAGGACCATGATGACCCTTGTTGCATCCTACATCCACAATGCAAATCCTAAATTAGTGAAAAGGCTCATTATAAATGGAGACCATTACTTTGAACACaggaaaattaacaaatatcACTACCCTTAAATTGACAATAGCCCCGGCtatttggtgaaaaaaaaaaattattacttacaAATCTGAATTATCTATTTTTCACAGCCAACAAAATATGTGTGGTTTATGAAATATTGTTCTGCAAGAGCATGATACtttctttaaaatgaaaaaatgaaaaaaagcatATTAGGCACTTTCACATAGTATCCAAACACCCTCAACAATTAGATATGCATGTTCCCAAATGGATGCAGCAGAAATTAGGAATAGAAACCATAAATCAGAAGCAAAATGAAATTGACAAGTTGAAAAGGTTTGGACAAGGCATGATGATAGCCCTCTTAGTAATAACACAAAGACGATAGACAATAGAACTTGAATAAAGGTATTTATAACCTACCAATCTCCTCTCCTGTATGAAAATCAAACATATGAATCCACATGTCTTCTCCTCCAGCAATGAATTTGTTGCTAAGCTTTGGTTCCAATGAAGCTGATTCCACATTGAATGGCATGTTGTAGCTCTTAACTAATCCAAAACTGATGGATTAACAAGCAAATAAGTTATCAGGCAAGCATGCAGAATCACAAgcattacaaaaatttaaatacccAATTTAAAACTTACTGATTTGCATCCCAAAACCTAACAGTCGACCCATCAGCGGTAGTTATATAGCGGCCATCCCGACTCACTTCAACGCTAGTTACGGGTGACTTGGTCTCAAGTAATTGAACTATTTTGTCACTTCTTACATCCCATAACCTGTAGAGCCAGATAAAGATGATAATGTCAgtgatacaaaaattaaaacacagaTCCAACTCAACAGAAGAAGAGTATAATCTCAAACTAATGTTATCTTTGTAAGACTAGAGGCACGTTTGGATTGCGTTTCTCCCATGCGCATCTGCGtctggcttctttttttttttttttttttgggagaagcaCATTTCAAGTCTggcagtgggtcccgtgcactattcacgagacccacaaacctcttcttttaacaaaactttcattaaaaatgggtcccttgacgctattcacacatttaaaaattattttgctacagtattttcagttttcagcaaaataagcggtatttaAACCGCACACTAAATGTTGCAAATAAACTGCAATTGCAATCAAATTAGTCTACAATTGAAAGAGGATGTGGTGGTTGTCTTCTACCATTATTATAAGGGTAAGGGTTCGAGACAAATAAAGATCAAGGCAGTAGACGAGGAAAAATTCCATTAGCTAGAAACCAAGCATGACAAAATACAGGTTCTGCAATTTAGAACTAAAGGTCTCATTGTGCCTACATAAAGAATTATTTATAAAAGTATAGCTGAGGTTTCCACACCCAACTGAAAGAACCATGGCTGGGAGTCTTACTGGAGTTCCACAGCCAACTCAAATTCAAAGAGAAAATTGCTTAAACTGCTCCTCCCTTATGTTTCAGTTAAGCATTGTTTGATGACCTTCTCTATGATGCACACATACATTGGTGGCTTCCTTTGTATCATAGATACACAGTCAAACATGTGTCAAGGAGGTTAGTGAATTTTATGAACACTTTCAAAAGAAGTCTATTTGACATAAACTCTTCAATAATCCAAGATTTACTTCTAAATAGTATATAATCTAAAGAATTCCATTATATAATAAAGAACTGacttaaattttaaacattatatgtcatctcatttatttttcttgatttacaAAGCATCAATTTCAGAACTTAAAAATTTTCTGATATGTGACATGTATTAGATCCATTTCTTTACATATAAGCATCTCTTAACTTCACGCTAAGCAACCTAGGAAATAAAGAACAGACACAAATTGAAATGTGTTAACATTGATCAATCATTAACAACTGGGCATACCGGACACCACCACTATCAGTACAAGAACTTAATATTGTCTGGTCACTATGAAGCCATGCAACGGTTCTAACTGAACCAGGAGAATCATCAACTTCTCTCGGTGGTGCATCAGGACGATTCAAATCAAAAATACGCAGTGTCTTCTCAAATCCACCAGTGAGTAGAAGGTGTGTATCCTGTACAAACGCAACTCAGTTGAATTCTAGTTCAGACTAAACATTGAGGGAGAAGGCACAGTTGCTCCTATTAGTTGTATAAATATCCTTACCAATTTGTCCGCATTTTAGTCATTATCAAAGCATTTACAAAATCATGCTCCATTTCCCTAAACCCTCCCTTCCCGAACACAACCCCCCCCAAAcacccaccaccaaaaaaaaaaaaaaacctttagaaTAATAATAACCCTTCTCATATCCCTTTGTTGCCTTATATTGAATTGATCTTTAAAAATCCATCTTTATAGTCATTTAAGAAGTTGTGCAAAATTTCCCCTTCTGAAAATCATAAAGAAGCAAAAAGGAATACTCTCCAGAGATCAAATACAAACAGAGATATTCTATACAGgggaaaaatcaaaatttaagtctACCTCTGAAAATGCACATGCCCGAACAATGTGCTTGTGTTCAAAAGAATGCAATACATCCCCGGTCAATGCATCCCATAATTTCCTGCATGTATAATATAAGCATAAGGAATCTCCATATTGCTACAAATGCTATCATATTAACAATTGCTGCTGCAAGGAAGCAAGATAAAAAGCGAGAGACAAAGAAGAGAGGGGGTGAAAGGGGTATGATAATGATCTTAATTGTAAAACATCTTGATGTCTCCTAATAGAGAAATTAAATCTACCTAGTGATGCCATTTAAATAAGCACACTTGTGAAACAACAATCTTCATAGGCAAACAACAGACTTGAAAAATGAGATTTCTGTCCGCATATATAATTCAGAGGTATGTTGTTGCCAGATGGTATGTCATAATTGTAATGCCGTGTATCTATATGTATTTTCTATATTGTTTATTATACAATACCATGCATGACAAGTCAAAtactttaatttaaattaaaagaattaCATCGTCTAGGGAAAaagtttagtaaaaaaaaatacattttttcatGTACATATTGCAATGTGTCATTCAGTACAATGAATATTGCATACTGATATGTAGCACTATCATTCAGAATGATATTGAGTAACACTTGAGTTATATATCAAGTACCACATAACATCAATACCTATTCTGCGCAACCTAAATTTACACAAACTTTTCAAATAGAATCTATTGCTAACATagttttggctatatatatatatatatatgaactacCAAAATTGAGCAGGCATGTCGCTAATGAAAAGGATAACATATTTCAATATGAATAAGCACAATTACATACGCTGTAAAATCTGCAGAGCCAGATGCAGCTCGTAGACCATTAGTATCCAGGCAGCAGCTCCACACTGCACCTTTATGTCCTTCAAAGGTTCCAATCCAATCCCCAGTCTCCCCATTTCTCAACATTGGACTACCatctaaaattcaaaatcagCACCAATTTCAGTTGAAGAATCATGAGCTCTATAACTAACCAAAATTAAGTACACTACTAGCCAGTCATGAAAGTTTACAGTCATAAACCAACACAATAGGAAGTAATTAattatacaaatacaaataaatataaagcaaacccattttcataacaatgtgttacaatttaaaatcacaattCAAAACCACACAAAAGAGACAATCCAATTCAAGAAAAGTgttacaaaacaaaaccaagttCACCacaaatcaaattaagaaaatgTTAACAGTCCTAATCCATCAAAAAGCCAGCGATTACTAAAAGAACAACCTTTTCGAAGAAAACCCATTTCAGAACAATGGGTTTCAATCCAAATTTGCAGTTACACACAGCAAAACAGAAAGTCAAAGAAAACCCAGATGAGAAAAATTGTTTGAATCCAAAAATCACAGCAAGAGATTGCAAAATGAGACATAAAAACCTTTGCTGGCACTGATGAGAAAGAACCCATCCGGAGTGATCGGACTGTAGAACAAGTCGACGACAGGTCGTGAATGGCCATGGCACACAAGCGGTACCgccaccttcttcttctccatctctttTAGTGTCTCAGAAACAAAGTTCAACAATCCCAGAAACGTTACAGAATATTCTAacccacaaaagaaaatagaaaaacacaaTCTTCTTGCTAATAAAAACAATGGGTTCCAATTCAAGAACTCAAAAGAAAACGAGAATCACAAATTCACAGCTTAGCTAcacaaaaatttgtcaaaagctgtattgaaatttgaagaaaagggttttctttattttcttttatttatttatttattaattttttgggttttttttttttttttacacagtGATAGTGAGGAATTATATGAGTAAACGATTTgataaatgtgttttttttttttttttttttggaaggaaattttagtTCCTATAGCATATCAATCAAATGGTGTAtgggaaatgaaagtaaaatagggaaaactaaaataaaatgaaattaggAAGAGACAGAGTCAGAGCTATGTATCGTCGGTATAGTGTTTGGGCTGAAGAGCAGAGAGGCTATTACGGAAGAGGCCTGGTTTTTATAAGCGTGAAAGAAAACGTTTGGCTTCTTTGGGgattgtaaaaatgtttgtacaatgacatatataattttagttttctGTCATAGTGATAGTAGTGCAAAAATGctccatcaaaaaaataaaaaataaaaaagaagagaaaaactaaaaaaagactCCCATTGTTATAACATCCcttgtttaattatttatttatttctagatAAATATATAACGAATTAACAATCCTTTGTTTATCGGATAATGTAGGATTAATgacccaaattatatattgggccttggaccTTGGCCAAGAGCGTGAGTGGTTCGAGGAGAAACGAATGGTAATGAATGGTTTAGACTCAGGATTTAATGAGCAAGATATAAATGAGAATGTTGTCTGAAGAGGAATATCTCATCGGATACGATAAGTACAGTTCAAATATGTATTCCAATGATTAGAGTGACCATCTATGAAACTCCAGTGATATGGACGTGCATCATAAACATACGAGAAGGAggggaacccaaaaatatctaagggaaagctgctaccatcgcattgaatgcattgtagctacttttctggccgtatttatgtgaagaagacttatgaacagtgctgccttggctaccacaactcacaaaaagctaaagagggtgtttgatgggacaggtactcaaatAAGGGCTCAAATGACCaataagtgtaggatcaagatggtcaaaagggagctatataatgtaagagaccctccatgaggaATGAatcggaaaaatagagagagaacactatagcaatcaaaattatatttgtatttggtttagtTGATTTATATGAAGACTTACCTCCTCGGACAGTACATTAATTCAGATCAATGctccttgtttttgtttgatcatCATATAAATCCATACTAGCCATTGTCCAATttattagggcctagttctttgactcactctctacaaatttattgtactgggctcatTAAGCCAAGATTCCATacatttttgggcttgggctgcaaaaCGTGTCCTTACAGAtaatatttcacaatttttatgttttgaagttttttaatttgaattttacttcttgaaatttaggagtgtttagattttatatctTGAAGTTTtggaatttagattttatctcttaaaatttgaaggtgtttgaattttacacctttaaattctgaaattttagagtgtaaaatctaaacacttcCAAAATTTAGGGATGTAGTTTGCAATTTAgcttaaaaataatatcaatgaATTTAGGGGtgaattatcaaaacaaaattatcttagtaaattgtaaattttttgttgcaagAAAGTTTATCAAATTGTCAGCACCATACTACCAAAAGTCACACGAAaagaatttgaactcaaaatcTAATCTGACACTGAGCGTAAGATGAAATGTGGCATATATTGAAGGATATGATTgaagaaaagataaataaataccAGCTCTTTTATCAGCTGTCAAGCCCCTTGGCTCTACTAGGGAATTATTTTAGTAAAGCTTATATTGTATCGTGTTACAAATCTCTGAAGAAGAATGTGGAAAGAGTGTCAATGAAAACGTAAAAACTTGGTAAGCAAGAGCCATTTGGGGGAGGAGAACAAAGATTCATTTGTTGGTTTAATTCAGTTTCACTCAAATCACTGCCCAAAGGTAAAGAGTGCAAGGGGCACCATTTTATAGTATTCCAATTCCATGCTACTTTACtttaaaatgctaaataaatctgaaattttttaagttttctagATTCTAATCCAAATTAGCAGGAACTACTTGTTTACAACTTTACATGCTTCCTTTGGTGTTATGCTGcttttgttctttatttgattttgcCTACAAGTGTGagaccaaacaaaaaataaaaagaaatttgttaTTAGAAAACTGTATCTTGAAGTTGTAAGGGGCTTTGGAGGCAATGTGCACAGAAGCAACGCAGGAAGATTTTGAGATTTTAGTGACCAAAGTAAAGAGGTTGCTTCTTTAgttgttttaatgttttattgaTGAAACTAGATCAAAACTCGTTAATTTGCTTTTATTGAACAATACTTTAAGCTTTATTCAATCTAGTCTATATATctatctataataataataataataataataataataataatagtagatAGAGCTTTGAGAAACTCAAATTTGAATTCCAATTTTGCACTGTATGTCCTAAATTAtctattcttaaagagttttatttacttaattttagaataaaatgtgGAACcgcatcataaatattcatccaaataagttattaagtacaaaaataaaaaaagtctagaataaataaatcgtaaaaaaaaaaaaaagggtgcttcacaataattttaaaaaaatatggacaatttacatcTATGCATATACATGAGGTTACAAGTTAGTATATTATTAACGGTAAGGATTAGATCTAGAGTCCAGTTGTACTATACCCATCTGAATGATGCCATGTGTCTATTGTTGGACATGTGTTATCATCCAATAGGTCCAATCCAACTGGTTTAAAAATTGAAGTGTTCCACTCTAGTTTATTTCTAACCGATCCAATTAAGAGCATTATTCTAGAGAGATTTAACTCTTTTAAGAGAGATTGTCGTGTCCTTCCCCTTTTGTTTGTAAATCATGTTTTCAGAGAGACTAATGGATTGGCCCATTATTTGGCCCACTGGGCCCTTTTGTATGAGAAGGTGGGATGCATCAGGCCCAGTATGTATGGGCAAGGTTCCCCGGTCTTTTGGACacttttgtttaatatttttttttcttcaatgaatCCTCTTAttcaccacccaaaaaaaaaaaaaaaaggaagtgttTCATGactaaagactttttttttcccctaaattgTGGACTTTGTGCTTGATTTTATCTTCAATGTTTGCTTGCTGATCCTTGGAAATATGGAATCCACCATTAGGAAAGGAAAAGATATCATGAGCCATTTATATTTGCATTTTACGtctattaaaaaagt contains:
- the LOC126725632 gene encoding uncharacterized protein LOC126725632 translates to MEKKKVAVPLVCHGHSRPVVDLFYSPITPDGFFLISASKDGSPMLRNGETGDWIGTFEGHKGAVWSCCLDTNGLRAASGSADFTAKLWDALTGDVLHSFEHKHIVRACAFSEDTHLLLTGGFEKTLRIFDLNRPDAPPREVDDSPGSVRTVAWLHSDQTILSSCTDSGGVRLWDVRSDKIVQLLETKSPVTSVEVSRDGRYITTADGSTVRFWDANHFGLVKSYNMPFNVESASLEPKLSNKFIAGGEDMWIHMFDFHTGEEIGCNKGHHGPVHCVRFSPGGESYASGSEDGTIRIWQTGPANHDENDALPGNGPAGKVKVGDDEVTSKIEGFHINDKGKNEEEKAIDI